The following are from one region of the Gammaproteobacteria bacterium genome:
- a CDS encoding tyrosine-type recombinase/integrase, with protein MPLTDTTIRNAKPGVKPITLFDRDGLYLLVSPTGGKWWRLKYRYGGKSKLLSLGTYPAVKLKDARVKRDELRQQLASGIDPGQLRKAAKVAQNGDANSFEVIAREWFERFKLTWVASHADKIIRRLERDVFPYVGRRSINSITAPELLTVLRRIESRGALETAHRIMQNCGQVFRYAIATGRAERDPSADLRGALPPTREKHHASITEPKAIGDLLRAIDGYQGFAVTRSALKLAPLVFVRPGELRMAQWSEFDLDSAEWRIPAERMKSRTPHIVPLSRQAVVILRELDRLTGSTKYVFPSVRTNNRPMSDNTVNAGLRRLGYASDEMTGHGFRSMASTILNEHGWQRDAIERQLAHAERDTVRAAYNYAEHLPQRRKMMQAWADYLDSLMIGTNVIPLRAS; from the coding sequence ATGCCGCTGACTGATACCACTATCCGCAACGCCAAACCCGGCGTAAAGCCTATTACCCTATTTGACCGGGACGGCTTGTATCTGCTGGTAAGTCCTACCGGCGGCAAGTGGTGGCGACTCAAATATCGCTACGGCGGCAAGAGCAAGCTGCTGTCGCTCGGCACCTACCCTGCCGTGAAACTAAAGGACGCGCGTGTAAAGCGCGATGAACTGCGCCAGCAACTAGCCTCCGGCATCGACCCTGGACAACTGCGTAAGGCAGCCAAGGTCGCCCAAAATGGTGACGCGAACAGCTTTGAAGTCATCGCGCGCGAATGGTTTGAAAGGTTCAAGCTTACCTGGGTTGCTTCTCACGCCGACAAGATCATTAGACGGCTTGAGCGGGACGTGTTTCCCTATGTCGGACGCCGTTCCATCAACAGCATTACCGCACCGGAACTATTAACAGTACTGCGGCGCATCGAAAGTCGTGGCGCATTGGAGACTGCGCACCGCATCATGCAGAACTGCGGGCAAGTATTCCGATACGCCATTGCTACCGGCCGCGCCGAGCGCGACCCATCCGCCGACCTACGCGGGGCATTGCCGCCAACTAGGGAAAAGCACCACGCATCCATTACCGAGCCGAAAGCGATAGGCGACCTGCTACGCGCCATTGATGGTTATCAGGGTTTTGCGGTTACGCGCTCTGCGCTGAAGCTGGCACCGCTGGTATTCGTGCGACCCGGCGAGCTACGCATGGCGCAATGGAGCGAATTTGATCTTGATTCGGCCGAGTGGCGCATACCGGCTGAGAGGATGAAGTCCCGCACACCGCATATCGTTCCTCTATCCCGCCAAGCCGTCGTTATCCTGCGCGAACTGGACCGATTGACCGGTTCCACAAAGTACGTCTTCCCAAGTGTTAGAACGAACAACCGACCCATGAGTGACAACACAGTTAATGCGGGCCTGCGGCGCTTAGGCTATGCCAGCGACGAAATGACCGGGCATGGCTTTAGAAGCATGGCGTCAACGATCCTAAATGAACACGGCTGGCAACGCGACGCCATAGAACGCCAGCTAGCACACGCCGAACGGGATACGGTAAGAGCGGCTTATAA